In Glycine max cultivar Williams 82 chromosome 7, Glycine_max_v4.0, whole genome shotgun sequence, a single window of DNA contains:
- the LOC100798565 gene encoding transcription factor VOZ1, translated as MKKVPKNSCKSASHRLFKDKAKNRVDDLQLMFLDLQFARKESRTVDAVVLEEQVHQMLREWKAELNEPSPASSLQQGGSLGSFSTDICRLLQLCEEEDDASSPLAAPKPEPNDQTLQAGGKVMFQEGQQQHYFPLVDECKHSTSSVQNVAANNPDGHALEYHQFDLHQDYDHGLYTGFNGTGYCEEDAIPHISSYLPSICPPPSAFLGPKCALWDCPRPAQGLDWCQDYCSSFHAALALNEGPPGMAPVLRPGGIGLKDNLLFAALSAKAQGKDVGIPECEGAATAKSPWNAPELFDLSVLEGETIREWLFFDKPRRAFESGNRKQRSLPDYSGRGWHESRKQVMNEFGGLKRSYYMDPQPLNHFEWHLYEYEISKCDACALYRLELKLVDGKKNSKTKAANDSVADLQKQMGRLSAEFPHDNKRAAKGRAKINAKVGIGGVYPASHRVTPLNGTYEYGLAAPYDYLVDNMGDYYGT; from the exons ATGAAGAAGGTTCCCAAGAACAGCTGCAAGTCTGCATCACACAGGCTCTTTAAGGACAAGGCAAAGAACCGTGTGGATGACTTGCAGCTGATGTTCCTGGATCTGCAGTTTGCTAGGAAGGAGAGCCGCACGGTTGATGCCGTGGTGCTTGAGGAGCAAGTCCATCAAATGCTTCGCGAGTGGAAGGCCGAGCTCAATGAGCCCTCGCCTGCTTCTTCGTTGCAGCAA GGTGGCAGTCTTGGGTCATTCTCCACCGATATCTGTCGGCTTTTGCAGCTTTGTGAGGAGGAAGATGATGCCTCTAGTCCATTAGCTGCTCCTAAGCCTGAACCTAATGATCAGACTCTGCAGGCTGGGGGTAAGGTCATGTTCCAAGAG GGCCAACAGCAACATTATTTCCCATTGGTTGATGAGTGCAAACACTCCACCTCAAGTGTTCAAAATGTGGCAGCTAACAACCCAGATGGACATGCTTTAGAATATCATCAGTTTGATTTACATCAGGACTATGATCATGGCTTGTATACTGGTTTTAATGGTACAGGTTATTGTGAGGAGGATGCGATTCCTCATATATCTAGCTACCTACCAAGTATCTGCCCTCCTCCTTCTGCTTTCTTAGGCCCAAAATGTGCACTTTGGGACTGTCCAAGGCCTGCGCAAGGGTTGGACTGGTGCCAAGACTATTGCAGTAGCTTTCATGCTGCCCTAGCTTTGAATGAAGGGCCACCAGGCATGGCCCCTGTTCTACGACCTGGGGGCATTGGTTTGAAGGATAATTTACTTTTTGCTGCTCTTAGTGCAAAGGCACAAGGAAAGGATGTTGGCATCCCAGAATGTGAGGGAGCTGCAACTGCAAAGTCTCCATGGAACGCACCTG AGCTCTTTGATCTGTCTGTTCTTGAGGGCGAGACTATTAGGGAGTGGCTCTTCTTCGATAAGCCTCGAAGAGCATTTGAGAGTGGAAACAGAAAGCAAAGGTCATTGCCAGATTATAGTGGACGTGGTTGGCATGAATCCAGAAAGCAAGTGATGAATGAATTTGGAGGGCTGAAGAGGTCCTATTATATGGATCCACAGCCACTGAACCATTTTGAGTGGCACCTTTATGAGTATGAGATTAGCAAGTGTGATGCATGTGCCTTGTACCGATTGGAACTGAAGCTAGTTGATGGTAAGAAGAACTCCAAGACAAAGGCAGCAAATGATTCAGTTGCTGATCTGCAGAAGCAGATGGGAAGGCTCTCTGCTGAGTTTCCACATGACAACAAAAGGGCTGCCAAAGGCAGAGCCAAAATTAATGCCAAAGTTGGCATAGGTGGTGTCTATCCAGCTTCACACAGAGTGACTCCACTGAATGGAACATACGAGTATGGGTTAGCTGCACCATATGACTATCTTGTCGACAACATGGGTGACTACTATGGGACATGA
- the LOC100527366 gene encoding rab GTPase family 11 protein encodes MAAYKADDDYDYLFKVVLIGDSGVGKSNLLSRFTRNEFSLESKSTIGVEFATRSIRVDDKVVKAQIWDTAGQERYRAITSAYYRGAVGALLVYDVTRHVTFENVERWLKELRDHTDANIVVMLVGNKADLRHLRAVSTEDATTFAERENTFFMETSALESLNVENAFTEVLTQIYHVVSKKALEVGDDPAALPKGQTINIGSRDDVSAVKKSGCCSA; translated from the exons aTGGCGGCGTACAAAGCCGACGATGATTACGATTACTTGTTCAAGGTGGTTCTGATCGGCGACTCCGGCGTCGGAAAATCTAACCTTCTTTCTCGGTTCACGCGAAACGAGTTCAGCCTCGAATCGAAGTCCACCATTGGCGTTGAGTTCGCCACCAGAAGCATTCGCGTCGATGATAAGGTCGTCAAGGCTCAGATTTGGGACACTGCTGGTCAAGAACG gtaCCGAGCTATTACAAGTGCATATTATCGAGGAGCTGTTGGTGCTTTACTAGTCTATGATGTTACACGTCATGTTACTTTTGAAAATGTGGAGAGATGGCTAAAAGAGCTGAGAGATCACACAGATGCCAACATTGTGGTGATGCTTGTAGGGAACAAAGCAGACCTGCGTCATCTGCGTGCAGTTTCCACTGAAGATGCTACAACTTTCGCTGAGCGAGAGAACACATTTTTCATGGAAACATCTGCCCTCgagtccttgaacgttgaaaatGCCTTCACAGAAGTGCTGACCCAGATCTATCATGTTGTAAGCAAGAAGGCCCTTGAGGTTGGAGATGATCCAGCAGCTTTACCAAAAGGACAGACAATTAATATTGGGTCCCGTGATGATGTATCGGCTGTGAAGAAATCTGGATGTTGTTCTGCTTGA